From the Salvelinus fontinalis isolate EN_2023a chromosome 21, ASM2944872v1, whole genome shotgun sequence genome, the window gagaccaattgtgtggcgcacaattggcacagcgtcgttcgtgttaggggaaggtttggccggcagggttattcttgtcccatcgcgcacctgACCCGGTCGCCATGTGTACGGTGttccctccgacacattggtgcggctggcttccgggttaagcgggcatcgTGTCAAGAAGTAgtgtggcttggctgggttgtgtttcggaggatgagTCCCATCGCTACCACTCCCGTAcgtacaagactgtaactaccaattggataccatgaaaggGGGGCAAACATTTTTGAGTAAAATTATAGgaaacattctgtactgtcgcctcatgaaacatttgatctcaaatccacaATTCTTGAGTATAGCGCGAacttttagcttcactgtccataAATAAATACTTAAGGGAGTGTATGATCTTGAAACAGTACTCCACTCAGACAATGCAAACATGGCTGTATGCGTGTCCATTTGGACCTGTGACTCTATCCTGTATCCCCTTGGCCATGACTCTGTGATTATGTATCTTCCTGGCCATGACTCTGTGATTATGTATCTTCCTGACCATGACTACTGTGCCTCCACAGAGCGTTTCTCCAGGGTCCTGTTGGACAAGGTGGGGATGGACAAACTAAAGACGTGGGCTGCAGTGAACCGTGGGGCTATCGTGCTCTGCTGGTGAGTACCTCTACACTGTTAGATCTAATTCCTCTCGCCAGTCACAAACTGTAGCACTATTGGCAAATACTGCAAAGCAAGCAAACTGGTGCTTTTTGatttaattaacctttatttaactaggcaagtcagttaagaacaaattcttatttacaatgactgcctacaccggccaaatctggacgacgctgggccaattgtgtgccgccctatgggactcccaataacggccggttgtgatacagctacagcctggattcgaaccagggtgtctgtagtgacacctctagcactgagatgcagtgcctaagactgctgcaccactcgggagcccaatgctTAACGGGGGGGAGTAGAACAGAAATGATACCAGCTCCTTCCTGAACTTATCCCGATACAGTCCAATCCTTGCAGAACTTGTAAACCAGAgattggaaccggttcagggaacagcaCCGTAAAAAAAAATTTTTGCGCGGAACAGAATTGTgaacgaaagtgatctatactgttccagaacagaaccgttattttaaaagcatgggaaccggttaataacgttattttaGGTTCCAGGCATTTTTTCCCCAGTCCCACAAAACATAAAGTGCCTATGCCTCACTGgctggaatttgttgtctgtgcGTGTTGGCAACCCGCCCCTCCCCCCCCGGAGCGTAGTCTAGTAGCCTACTGACGTGGGATTCACTGAAGTTTGATTCAGATATTAGGGTGAGATTTTTAATTGGAAAGAATGGATTTAATGTGTTTAAATGATGGATTCTATAGTTATCCTATAGTTTTTAATTAAGGATTCTATAGTTATCATACAAAAAGGTAAGCCGTGTTCtgcacacaagcttgttagctagctggtCCAACGTTAAGCCAACTCTGAAGTTttagacattcaaagttccttcatagaagtcactcctccgtaggtataattATGGGCCTAATGCAGATAAGGCAAACAAGATGCCAGCACTTCAGGCCAAGCGTACTCCTccaccctctcgctctctccccacccGCAACATTTGTCGGATCTTGCGCCCTACACTCATCTGTCCAATGCATATAAATAGCTTGCCTGCTCCATAGCGAGCTGCTCTGTCTGAAGTAATTTAATGTAGAAAGGAAAAATTGTAAACCGGTTATTTATTTTTGgttcgaaccggttcagaactttattttgctggtcggaacagtggaacGGATGAAATAATGGTTTTGTTCAGAATGGAAAAAAACTGTTGTAAACCGATTGAAACTAGAAGTGCTTAGAAATGTGTGCCATGACAGCGAAACTCACTGAGCCATGAAAATGGTAATTGAACTTGGATCAAGGTCTCTGGAGGCCAAACACTTCAGGAATACAAAACACCATCACAAAAGACTAAGCTTAGTTATTTGTCttgatttaaacatttaaatcttCCCATCACTATAGATGTTCTGCTTGTCGTATCATCCTAGCTGTTGCCAGTGAAATTGAGTGTAAAGCGAGAGAACAGGCAGGCGTCAGCTGGAGGTTAAGCATGTCTTACAGGGTGGCTGTTTGTATTCATTCACCATATCACTGGGTGCTGTGGGTGAGAAAGGGGCGGGCAGTTGGGCACAGCAGCCCATTGTGGAACAGCAACACAAACCTTGGATTACGCTTCCTCAATTCCTTGGCTTTCGTTTTCTTCTCatttctctgcctctcttctcTAGCCCCTGTTCACTCTAGCCCCCACCCCTTCCTCCAGtccgtctctcctctcttgtcctgtGCCACTGTCCCACCTCCTCCTGCCATGTCTTTATGCCCATTGTCCTTCTGTAATCTCTCTAAGTCTCTAAGCAGTGAGAGATTTGTCTGATTCACTCTCTAAAGTCTACATTTATAGCTCTAGCCTGCCATATCAAATCAGTTTTTCTCTTAGGATTTGTTTTTCCAGCAGCGGTGGCAGATAGCGGAGTCCGGGGTGGGCTTCCGGGGGCATATCTATACATCATAAAACGTTTTTTATTTTGTCATTATTTTTTTGCAGTGGCGGCCACAATTTAGCAGGAGCAGTGCACTGCTGCTAAATGCAAATAGAGGAAGCACTGCAAATAATTTGGTTCGATGTTCACTAATGTCTTTGCTAAAAAATAGTTTGACTTGGTTAATTTAGTATGGGTAGAAATGTTTCACTAACCAGGTATGAGACGAAAGGAAGACATTTGTTTTGTGATGTGGGATATGTGTAAAGGTTACCTTCCCCAacatgtgtttttgtgttttttacAGTCTTCTGAACAGTGCAGACGAGACTGTTGCAGAGGAGGTTCGGGAGGCGTTGAAGGCCTACGCTCCAGAACTACAGAAGATCCAGAACTGTAAAGGAGTGGAATTTCTTTTGGAGAAATTGGCCTGATACATATTTCATGATGTCTATCCTTAGAGACAGTCCACCCACTTGTGACTTTTCACCAACTGGAGTGAGAGGTTTTTATTACTTCACTGGGGTTTATATCGTTTTCTCATGACTCCACCCAGTCCATTGACCTGACCATCCTGGTGAAATAGCGTGAAGAGGGAAGAACAGAGGACGCTTATTTGTACTGCTTTCTTTTTTTTTGTCCAAATAATTCCGATATGCTTGTTTGTAAAGCTGTGGTGCAAGTATTTTAAAGGTAAAAGATACCCACATACTGGCAGACAGTGAGTTTGTAACTGACCTGTATTTTTGATTTGTGCTAGCTGACTGCGGCGCTGAAATAAACAAATGTTGGTTGGTACACTATCATTGTGTGAAACGATCCATTGCCAATGAATTTGTCAGTAAGCAAATGTTAGAGGAAGTCTTTCATATATAAATCCAACCATAAATGCATTAACGTTAACCCTGACAGGGAACCTCAGTCCGTCACCTTTATGCCCCATTAAGTCACCAATCTGTGTCCCGGCCTGTCAGACTGCTCGTAGCCTATTCATCTGAAGGAAGCAGAAGCCTGCATGCTCACTAGTGGGCCCTGCTTAGACTCAATCTGTCCAGGTCTCTGTGATTTGAATGGACCCAGTCAGCCGAGAAACAGCTTTTTCCTTCAAGGCCCAGCATTCTTCTCAGTTTCGAGGATTATCAGTGGCTGCCTGTGTGGCTGCTATTTGGGAGATTTTGTCACATTGTAATAGTCAGTCTGACTTGCGCTACTTCAGAGGATTCTGTTCAGTGGAGACAATTTGGCCGTTAggcaatgaaaaacacctgcgaGCTGTGCTGTCATGTTATTTTGATCTTTCTCTTTAGCAAAAAGTCAGCTTTCTGCTAAGTGGAAATACATTAGCGAGATGTTTTACtctgcccaaaatctgtccatGAAAATAAGCGCACGAAGTGAGGAATTTTTGTATAGTGTAAAAATTTGGCCATAAAAGTGTACTTGCTAGTTTGCTCGAAAAATAAGTTTCGTAGTGTTTAGGTTATGATGAATGAATGTATTGATATAAGTGGACACGTGGCATTTCAGCCACCAAAATCAAACACTATAGGAGTTGTGCATGTTGTCATAGAGAGAGGCCTCCTAACTATAACCCGTTTTAGTATGGACATTTAGGGATTCCACCATTTTATTGTCAACTGGGTGGGGAATCCTATGCGTTgggagcaatcagccaatgaagaaATTACTACTTTAAATGGAAATGGCCTCAATGGTGCTGCTCATACGGTCTGTCGCagacgctataatggcacagatacaaagatgagtctaTAGCCTGTTCACACACGTATCTACcccctcattggctagaatggtcccacctgatctcgccttCCCCTGCCTTCCGTCTTTGAggaaatgtatttccattgttagagcggtcacttgactatcttgtcaatataatagacaatCTTTGGAGAGTACTTGTGAGGTTTTCCAAATATGCATAAAGAACATTCAAGATCACCGTGACCTAcccttttttgtttgtttatcttcTAGCTAGAGCAGAAACATTGTAAGTTGTTTCCATATTAAAAAATTAGCTTTGGGAAGATTCAATCTTACAGATTCCCATATAAAGGTGGAGGGGCTGAGTATTTAACATTCTTCCAGATGTTGCATTTTTTACTTCTTATTTCAGACCGTCCCCACCAGCCCCGGAGGGAGGTCGAGGACGATAGGGATTTGATTGGAAGGGAATGGCGTggtataaaaatgtaaaaaatgcatTTCAAAGGCCTTGTTTCTTCTGTAGGAATTAATTCTAAACCTCAAATTTAACTGAGTTTTAACATGGTAAAGGCAAAAAGGGAAAACGCATTAAGAATTGATAACCTATATGATATATTTCTTTGCAGTATTTTTGCTACAATGCAAGGTTGCCCTCCACTCTGGGAGCATTAAAATCCAAGCATGTAATTTCATAGAATCTCAGAATGCTTGGCAATGCTGAAATCTATGCAAGCAATAACTTGAAATTAAccagttatacagtaacagtaaacATAAGCCTTGTTTATACCTGGTACTAACATGCGTCCTTTGTCCTCATCTTGTCCACATTCTATTTGTGCTCACACTTTCAGAAATGTGTCTACACATGGTTTTAATGTGTCTCATCCATCCACTGTGTCTGCATTGTGACCAGATGTCTTggtccctctctgtatgtaaattATTTGACAGCTATTCTTTCATAATGATGATTTAAATATTTTCATTGTCCATATTGGTCTACACTTGTAGCGTGCCTGACTATCTCAGGAGGTGGTCAGGAAGATCTGATGACAATCGGATCACAATGCATATTTTAATCGTCTACACCTGAcggaaaatgtgggcacaatcagaatatGGACAAGATCAGGATAAAGGATGCATTTTATTGACAGCTTTATGGGACTATAGATGCACAGTAACTCCAGCTCCCTTGGAACCGCACTTGGTAGAAATAATGTCATGCTGTCACAGCATATCTATTAATTGAATGGAAAGTCTCCCATAGTGCTCAGAGAACATTCACCAGTGTGTTTATGGACTGCATCGTCACAGCATTTGGTAAACTTCCTGGCCGCCCTCTTGGCGAACCTGACCTTGCCCCGAGCCTTCAGCGTGGAGCTGTACTCATAAGACTTCAGCTTGGTGTAGTAGTCTGAGAACTTGTTGTACAGGATGGATATGGGCATGCCGTTCAGAATGATCCCAAAGGAGATGCAGGCGAAAGCAAACAGCCGGCCCAGGATGGTCTCTGGAAACATGTCTCCATAGCCCACAGTAGAGATGCTCACCTGAGGGAGAAGACCAATGGTCATGTTATCTGTAAACATTAACCGAGTCTCTACTGAGCTTGCTAACATTGCCAGGAAGTTACAACCTGGACTCAGATTCAACTTGCAGTGCATAGCAGTTTTAACTTTGCTTTGCAATCCGAGCCCCGACTTGACCATTCGTGATATGTGTGTCACTGTGCTCACTAGAGGCCTTGGAGGAGGCCAAGGAGAGCCCTGTGAAAAGCTTTATTTGGAGGATTAATTGAGAGGAGGGCGAGTGACGTAGGTCGTTCCTGGGGATATATTCGACCTCCGTCTGAAGGCTCTTTTGAAGCGTTGTTTAATGGAATTACAGAACTAAGGCACTAGGTGGGTCTACAGTCAAATGACATAGACATACAACAGATCAATTCCCGTGTCATCTAGTTCCATTAAATAAGGTGGAAGTGCCTCAAGGGAAATCCCTAAATGCCTCTCCCCTGGCAGTGAGGGAACTGGGGTCCAGCCCTCTTTTAATACCATTGTATTCATTAGGCAATGGAAAATAGCTTCCACATCTGCTGAGTCAGCCCTAATTCAACAAGATCAAGACGGCAGGACAGGCTAGTGGCAATGTGAAGGTGTCTCTTACAGGTAACCGTGATAATAGGCTACTGTACTTGACAAGTGTTTCTGGCAGCATATTTGTAATTAAGGCCAACTTTAGTTCTAGGTGGAATTGAATTGTCATATCAGAATCTGCAGTAGCAATGAATCAATGCCGCGTAAAACCCAATTGTCTGTGTTTAACAGTACCACATATACACATAGAAAGATACTCAGCACAGAGCAAGGTCAGAATGTGCAGAATAATGATAGTCCGGAATTTGCAGTGATATTGTAATAGTACACAGTACAACCCTTTCCAAATAACTAAACTAATCAATGAAGGAAATGCAATAATATTAAGCAAATGGCTTATAATGACCAATGAAATAGAATGGGATGACTTACAGCTGCCCACCACCATGCGTGAGGGATGCTTGTGAAGTTGGTCTGATGGACATCATGCTCCACCGTGTACACCATGGCAGAGAAGGTGAGGATTCCCATGGCGATGAAAAGGAATAGGCAGCCCACCTGCTGGTAGCACTGGCGCAGCGTGAAGCCGAATGCTCTCAGCCCCGTAGAGTGGCGTGCCAGCTTCAAGATACGGAAGATCCTCATCAAACGCATGATTCTCAGCACCTGGCCCAATTTGCCCACCCGGCCCACCGTCTCGATGTCTTGGTGCTTCCCGTAGTCGTCGTTCTCGAAGCACTCCAGCACTAGCTGCAGGTAGAGGGGAAAGATGGCAATCAGGTCCACCGCGTTCAGGACGCTTTTCCCGAAGCGTCGCAGGTCCGGTGTGGACACCAGACGCAGCAGGTACTCCATGGTGAAGAAAGCGATGCAGAAGGTTTCCACATGCTCCCCGTAGGTCTTCCCGCTCAGCTGGGCCGTGGGGGTGTTGTACTGCATCTCCTCCACCGTGTTCAGCGTCATGGCCACCAGGGACACCAGCACGAAGAAGCTGGAAGCCAGAGCCATGAGCTTGGCGGTGACGGAGGAGAAGGGCTTCTCCATCAGGTTCCAGAGGATCCAGCGTGTCTGGCCAAACGCCATCCCGTGGAACAGGTCCTCATTCTCCTCCATTTCCACCTCGGCCTCCAGCTCCCGCTGAATCTTCAGCTGCTCATTGAGTTCATCCTGGCGCTCCTCAAAGGAGATTCGGCAGCAGCGGTGTGTGTTCTTGATCCTGACACCCCAATAGTTGATCTCCTCCAGGAAGTTCCTGGGACACAGCTCGTCCTTGATCCAGAGCACGCCCGTCCGGTAGAAGTTGAAGATGCTGTGGAAGATGTCCGGGTCCCTGTCGAAGAAAAACTCGTTGTTTTGGACAACATAGTCGTCACACAGGTCCAGCTTTCTGTTGTGGTCTGTGCATGTCGCCAGGCGGCCGATCCTGGTCTTGGGATACTTGGCAGCAACCCTGTATGAGATCTGATACCCCTTCCCACCTACGTTGATGTTCAGCATGTAGTTCTTCACAAGAGAGGAGAGACCTCTTGTTGGGGAGGCCATTACAACATCTTCCTCATTTTCGTACTCTGCATAGATGTCGTAGATGTCTCGTCTGAGCTCTTGCATGGAGTTCCATTGTTTCACCAAGTTGTTCTGGGTGAGGGGAACATTGTAGTCCTCCTCTGGGTCCTTGTATGTGGGGCCTGTCCCCCCCACTTTATAGTTGGGGAAAAGGCTCTGTCTCCTGTTCTTGAGCATTCTGGAATCCTGTGCTGGGACCTGGTCAGACACGCCGGCTCACTGAGTGGTGTGGAGGCATTACCACAGGTCTAATACCCTCTCCTGAGTCACCCACAGCAGTATACCAGCAGAAAGAAACAACCCTGACCGTCTAATGTTGCTGACTGAGGATCTGGGTGCTTAAAGATTTAAATACTATTATCCTCTTCCAGtcgctttcccctcctctctctctcccctccaccctgacGTCTTCCATTTGCCTTACATTCACAGATCAAATTGCCTAGCCACAGCAGGGGACACTCTGTGCTGTATTATAGACCATTACTGACCTCCTGGTtggtagtaaaaaataaaaaggggAGGATGCAGCATAAATCCAGTTTGTTTCAATAATTCTAACACTATCCCATTTTCTTATGTCATCTAATAGAAATGTCTTAACAGAAACTGACAGAAATGGACAGAAGTCCTAAGGAAATCTTTCCGGTCATAGCTCATGTGATGTGTTTTCCTCTACATGCAGCTACTAATAGTCTTAAAACCTCTGGCTTGTGGAGTATTATAATCCTAGAGGCATGATAAAATACAATAACACACGCCTAATGTCTACTGGCATTAACATGCAGAGCAGGACAACTCCAGTTTAGATGTGGCCTGCTGCCAGCTGCACTGTATGGTACTAACTCATTGCTTACCACCAAGTGGCACCAACCACTTTCTCTCATGCAAATAACTAAACAATGGCAAATTCCTACGGaccatagccgcgggaagtaggggtgctgagggtgccgCAGAGCCCCCTGAAAAATCAtaaatagaaatatatatatatatttttttttaaaggagatACACTGGTCCTTTACTAGCCCTGTATTAGCGGACCAATATAGCATCTGTAGCAAAGGCACATTTTTTTATTCAGCACCCCTAAACACCTCTGTCTTTTGTGTGCAAGGGAACTTTGCTGTGACCCTTTAATCCAATCTGGTACAAGAAAACTAGTTAAAGTGCTCTAAAGTAACCTGCCCTCCTAGCCTCTGTGTAAACTCTGTTCAACTACACTTGTTGTGGGCTTAATCTAGTTAGCCTTTTTACACTCTACAGCATATTGTACTGCACTCTGTAATGCTAGTCTGGctgaccaacctggtctcagagcattttgtattattttgtacGTAAATCTGCAaaactccatttagtatgatatgtaacatttcgtatggtatgttTTAATTTGTGGATGCccatcacccatttcatatgatatgttaagaatttgcaaaacgtacaattTGTTACGAATATGCAAAGAatgcaatatgttacaaattggaAAACGTATAAGATTTGACCAattctagctagctggctaatattAGATAGGCAAcgagttagggttaagtttaggagttagcatgttagctaaccgtTCCCCTAGCCCTAAGTAAACCTCAGTCagactgtcttaggcatctcacagtacggacattgcaatttattgccctggccacatctgcagtcctcatgcctccttacagcaagcctaaggcacgttcacgcagaagagcagggaccctgggcatttttcttttggtgtttttcagagtcagtagaaaggcctctttaacaACTGTtcgacaggtgcatgttcataaattgtttatggttcattgaacaagcatgggaaacagtgtttaaaaccattacaatgaaaatctgtgaggttatttggatttttacaaattatctttgaaagacagggtaatTTATTTTTTAGCCGAGTTTATGATTTGTGATAGAacaaaaggtgtggttgaatttattctgccactgtgtcttcttattgtctcggcttTTAGATCACagtcgcaaggcatatgaattaACAGGTTATAGATCAAACAACGCAATTATTGCATCACAGGTTGTAtggcttttggggggggggggacttggcTTCCCCAGgaattttacccacgcaccgttACTGGATCTTCAGGTCaaaaagtcagagctctagaaagagcccAGCGTTCCCGAGTTGGTTAACCAttcaaaactatttttcccagtcggagctagtttTGAAGTCGTAAATCTGAGATTACCCAGTTTCCTATGGTTTTGAACGCAGCATTAATGCTCAGAGGAAGTAGGCAGGGTATTCACTTTAAATCAGGAACCAAAACTCCTCCGTAGTGACCCGTGAATGCATTCGGTCACATGACAGCTCGATCAGCTGTTCGATTTCACTTACTCGCATGTCAACTGAGGCAGGATCACATTCAAATGGATTGGGAAGTAGGTCCCAAAGTGCTCTTCCAAGCGTTGAGGCTCTATGCAGGTcagtcaatttcttccacaccgatctcaacaaaccatttcatATTGGACCAGCATTGTCGTGCTGAAACAGGaatgggccttccccaaactgttgccacaaagttggaagcacagaatcatctagaatgtcaatgtatactgaagcgttaagatttcccttcactggaactaaagggccgagcctgaaccataaaaaacagccccaaagcctcccgggtggtgcatcacagtgctagctgcgccaccagagtctctgggttcgtgcccaggttgtgtcgcagccggccgcgaccgggaggtccgtggggcgacgcacaattgggctagcatcgtccgggttagggagggtttggccggtagggatgtccttgtctcatcgcgtgactcctgtggcgggccgggcgcagtgcgtgctaaccaagggggccaggtgcacggtgtttcctccgacacattagtgcggctggcttccgggttggaggcgcgctgtgttaagaagcagtgcggcttggttgggttgtgcttcggaggacgcgtggctttcgaccttcgtctctcccgagcctgtacgggagttgtagcgatgagacaagatagtaattactagcgattggataccacgaaaattggggagaaaaggggttaaaaaataaaaataaaataaaaaaaacagccccagaccattattcctccaccatcaaactttacagttggcactatgcattgggccaGGTAGTATTCTCCTGCTATCCGCCAAACCAAGATTtgtctgccagatggtgaagcgtgattcattactccagagaacgcctttccactgctccagagtccaatggcggcacgCTTTACTCCactcgacgcttggcattgcgcttgGTGATCTTTgccttgtgtgcagctgctcggccatggaaacccatttcttgaagctcccgacaaacagttattgtgcggacgttgcttccagaggcagtttggaactcgggagtgagtgttgcaactgaggacaggtgatttttacgcactacgtgcttcagcactcgccgttcccgtt encodes:
- the LOC129818712 gene encoding potassium voltage-gated channel subfamily V member 2-like — translated: MLKNRRQSLFPNYKVGGTGPTYKDPEEDYNVPLTQNNLVKQWNSMQELRRDIYDIYAEYENEEDVVMASPTRGLSSLVKNYMLNINVGGKGYQISYRVAAKYPKTRIGRLATCTDHNRKLDLCDDYVVQNNEFFFDRDPDIFHSIFNFYRTGVLWIKDELCPRNFLEEINYWGVRIKNTHRCCRISFEERQDELNEQLKIQRELEAEVEMEENEDLFHGMAFGQTRWILWNLMEKPFSSVTAKLMALASSFFVLVSLVAMTLNTVEEMQYNTPTAQLSGKTYGEHVETFCIAFFTMEYLLRLVSTPDLRRFGKSVLNAVDLIAIFPLYLQLVLECFENDDYGKHQDIETVGRVGKLGQVLRIMRLMRIFRILKLARHSTGLRAFGFTLRQCYQQVGCLFLFIAMGILTFSAMVYTVEHDVHQTNFTSIPHAWWWAAVSISTVGYGDMFPETILGRLFAFACISFGIILNGMPISILYNKFSDYYTKLKSYEYSSTLKARGKVRFAKRAARKFTKCCDDAVHKHTGECSLSTMGDFPFN